aaatattctAGCTGGTAACGATCATTAACACCTACtgaactgtccactgtgggaggtaatgccttctattacaAATTCCCAACACAAGCATGACACTGTAAGTTATGGAATCTTCAAtgccacccactatcaggccaaatttttggcatgtcagtatatcaTTTTTCAGTCTGTTTATAAGTGTAATCTTTGGGGATAGGCCGAGCTACACGCAATACTGGtggcttaaaggagaaatccagtgtgacaTGGACTTGGGTTGTATTGAAAAATGATAATGAGTACCcctagcattctgaaatacacagcttttagcagatgctcccaacaggctttcaATACTAAAATAATATGAGAGAGACATAatgttacccatgcaaagaaattgccatttttacaccattagcAATCTCAATGTTGCTCCAAACGTCATTAGTGCAAATccaagagccctgacatttaaaacatggCACTGAGAGCCTTGAAAGTGCACAGATTattccttatgttttttttctaatttatatcccattttctccctaatttacaagaccaattaccaAACCTATTCATTGACACTCCCTAgtaatcactagtaatgccccaataccaggatggtgaagactagcacctgcctcctccgatatatgtgaagtcagactctgtctctttttgagctgctgctgatgtaggtTAAGGAAAAAGGCCAATTGttctaatggcaagctgcatgattgggattcgaaccagcgatctctcgatcatagtggcagcgcattccTTACATTTCTATAGAACTTGCAACTTCTGCATGTCCAGAGATGCGACAAATTCAAACTCACATACAAATAAAAACCTGTAAAGTTGGTATTTGGTATTCTGCCTTAGTTGTTGGTTTCAATCAAGCATATTTTTTGGTGGCCttcttagaaaaatctaaaattgTTACAGATTTTTAGCATTCAGAATTGGTTTTATGTGAATAAAGCCAGATTTTTCTTACCAAGATATATTGTTTTCAAACTGCCAGCATCTCTGTTAAAGCCTAACCTGCCAACGCTTCTTGGCCAGAAAACTACCTTTTGCTAGTTTGGTTTGCCATAGTTAACAGTAGCTTGCAGTGCCTTCAGGCTGTGCGGACAGTAAGGAGGTGGGCTTATGGCTCCCCTCACCTCGGCGCTAATCAAGGCGCCACCCTGACTGCACACAATAGATGAAACGTTCAATTTTTCTTTTGTTGCCCTGGCTTTATTGTGCTTTTCATCTGGACAGGAACAACAGGCGTTTCGGTTAAATGCTTCCAGCTGGAGAGGAACAACAAACAATTCACCAGAACATCCGCACTCGCAGATGCAGGCGTTCAGACCAAGTGTTCGTTTCAGCCTCACCCGCTGAAGCTCATAACAAACAGAGCGCAGCTGAACGGAGGAGGACCCGCAGGTTTCTAAGATCCAGTCGGAGGCTAATAGGTGCGTGGggcggtgggggggggggggagttggaGAATGATACTATTGCTAGTAAAGTTCTCGCCTAAGTTCTTGGAACGTCCTCCCTCCCTTGACAAACCCTACGCCCACTAGCCTGACTGAACCAGCCAGTTTTTAGGCCTGCTCACACACAAATCCTGTATCTAAAGAATGCAGCCGGGCTACTCCCACAACAGCCTGTTCTGGAATGAACCAAAAGCCAAGCACGTACTTCAGAGTTTTGTTTAATGTCTAATTAAGCAGCTAATGTGTATCCCAACATATCCATTTCCATAGATAATGGagcatgtataaatatataaactacaTTTCTCTTATTATTGTCTCATTATCAGTATAACGTTTCTTATACAATTACATTCAAACATTgtgtaacaatatattttaattttagatttactctaaataaacTGATTATTACACATAGAGGATATAGACCGAccttaattttagtttttactgTACCGTGTgattttaagaatatatatatatatatatattcttaaaatcacacggtacatatatatatatatcatcatacATCATCTTGGGATAACGCTATACAtttaagaaagtatttttttaataattttttaataaactcaatatttctcattttgcCTCAATTTTTTAATCTGAAGTGAAgtttaagctgtccaccctgtcataaaTAATTTCAAATGTTTGCAACTCTAGATCAAGCATTTgcactaaaattgtccacccggTCATGCATACTgtcatgacagggtggacaaatgATTACATGCAAGACAGGAATTAAAAAgtggaaataaaaagtgattaatctgTGAAAATATAATTTCTCTTCAGTGTGAAGCTTTACAAATATAACATATGAATACACATAGTCAAAAGAATAGCAAAATTAAAAGTTTTGAGGGCCAAagggcacagtattctgataatgaccaaTTCCCACAAACCTGTTAGTGGTTAAATCAGGCCCAAGTAAAAAGaacatgaaaatattttttaaccacAGGCTTATTTTTGATgctatttatcttttaaataatttaagtaagaTATACAGTGAAGAATCCTGAAGTGTGGATCCACATAACGTCTCTTGCTATTTTGCCCTTCTCTTAAAATTAACTGAAAAATGAAAGCCCACAAAAAATGACCCCCTGTGTTGATATTTGCAATAAGAGTGCATTAACCCATTTCAACccatcggtcacaattgtgaccaaaaaatgttttttaattattagcctctaaaaatgttactggttaatttcccaatactctataaggaaatattgaaatattacaatgtttcaattaaatgtggacagtatcaaatgttttgagtaaattgtcacatgaccagagctgtttacttcctggttgcatcttgagaagaggatggctgcctcaaagctcccaaataaaaggctggtaaagtatgttaaaataaacatagaaacaaatatttttgtacacatgCTCTCGAAGTTGTTTAGTTATGATATATGCATTCGTAATTAGTCAAATGTCTTTGGTGTGTTTGCAGAAtgagtaaacatgtaaacagtcacaattgtgaccggtgggatagaatgttgtatctagatgcacacatactaaatatacaaacaaatttcTTGTTGCATCttacctatatatatttttattttaggatgaCTAATTTTAGGCATGCAACGTTGCTATCATACCTCAAAATGAGAAAGATGCTATTAtaagttattgtgatagtgaTGGGTCAGATATGGACTACCATATCTGGTTACTTTATTTTCTAAGTTACTGTAATACAATGTCTGACTGATTGTTGAACAGAATCAAGCACTTCGCTCAGGTGCCTACCTCGTTACTGTATACCTGCCTATTAtcaattttttgttaaattagggAATAACGgtgttcagtaaggagtaatcagtaactaattactgttatcattttcaacaccccgttactgcacgttattTAGACGctcaattaactatttttttttaactttgcgcatacagacaaatatgcaagtgtgtgtgtgtgtgttgtgtgtgtgagttacaagggaggggaggatgagataaccgcctaagcaatgattgttgtctttgctgttgtcTTTGGGGGCTGGGaggtggggggggaggggggggggggttacggaggcaagtaacaaaagtaacccagtagttacttttactggtaactagttacttttatagtggagtaactcagttagtaaatcAGTTTCCTTTTCGGagaagtaactactaactataactaattactttttcaaagtaacgtgcccaacactgtttactaATAGTATACACAACAGTTTACATCATTCCTGAAGTTTTGAATGAAGTATTTGACTGTAATTTACATTTAGTTGTAAATGTTGTACTAAAATATTACACCAACATTAAAAGATTTGCagtaaagtacaatttaaaatgtttacaaataaatgtttcaatacatgttacactaaagtgatgctgttgcaatttgtatttgaaataattaaacaaggttaacatattttgaacatattttgCCACGGGTCTTAGTGTTCCTATGGTGTGGAAAGTCCCAAGTTCCTGATCAAGTATTCTGTTTCAGTGATTGCTGTCAGAAGGCCCTTAtttcaacaaaaaaactatttgagcaacctttcattgagaatacgcatatcatcccaccggtcacaattgtgaccggtaataaaacacactttttcatctacttttctcatttttttggaggaaataattcttgattatttcaaagggttactaataacacatgatttgcatatttgcatgtctGGGAAAAATTTGGGCATAAATGGGTTAAGAATGCTTACACTGGAGAAATTCATCCCGGCTGCGTGGTACCAGGCTGCGGGGCGGAGCTGAGTTTAGGGTCCTTTGAGTCTTCACCACGTCAACTTCATCAGCTAGAGACACAACAAAGATGGAGAGAGGGAAATGAGATTTAACTCAAAGAAAACACTGTGATCTTCTCCAAAAATAAGGACAAAAAGGaatcatcaatattaaacagTTACAGTCGCAGGCAAAAACTGCTAAATTCAGTTTCCTGttacaggaattaagcctagtcatagactataatTTTCTTATCACATTCTTTGCTGTGAAGGAAGTCACaaagaaagacaggaaaaaaTCTAAGCTATGCCATATATGCCCAGTAACCAGAGTGACGACACACTTATCTACCAGGCGAGCTCTCTTCATAGTTTCACCTCATGATGATTAGACGTTTTGTTGAATCCTCATTCCATCTTTCACAACAGCCTAATACATATTCATTAACATGATATTAAAGCAAACTCAAGCTGTTGCCTAGTGACCAGCCCAAAAATGTCCTGGACCCCTGATATTGACTTTTAACGAATGCCATTCCAGCATTCCAGCCAATCTTCACAAAGCAAACAGCGGGAAGTCTAACGTTTCCCATTTTAATGAACTTACCCTTCATAGTCTTCCTCCGCTTCTTTTCGTCCAGCTGGCAGAAGGGCATTTTGTTCACTGCAAGAGAATTTAGAGCTGTGAGTCACCATGTTACTGCactttatataattaaaaacaaaattacatatatactatatacagctctggaacaaataagagaccactcaaaaatgatgaatttctttgattttaccaaattgaaatcctctgaaatataatcaagaggaagctggatgatcacaagccatcaaaccaagctgaactgcttgaatttttgcagcaggagtggcataaagtaattcaaaagcagtgtgtaagactggtggagaagaacatgccaagatgcatgaaaccaagatgattaaaaaccagggttattccaccaaatattgatgtctgaactcttaaacctttatgaatatgaggtctgaaagctctgcatctttttttgttatttcataaatttctcactttctgtaaataaatgctctaaatgacaatattttatttggaatttgggagaaatgttgtctgtagtttaaagaataaaacaaaaatgttaattttactcaaacatataactataaatagcaaaaacataaaaactgatttagaaactgaagtggtcttttaattttttctagggctgtatatttaaaaatgaacCATTTaaggtttaataaatgtttccAAGAACATTTCTAAACTTTCAGCTgcctatatatacagtactatgcaaatgtggaaaaaaaaaggaaaatatagaatttaaaataataaaaaaagtgcagGAAGTATTTATTTTGCCCAAAGAATGGCAATTTTGAgacaaaatgtaattttttcattacagtgtttaatatattaattactgtgtttattaaaacatctccaaagtTCTGCTCATGTGAGTCCAGGAGTATTTTGCTTGTTTAACAAGTAAAATCTCTCTTATATTGCTGAAACATGTACTGACCTGTGGTGGCCACCTTAACCATCTCCTCATTGCTGTACTCTTTCAGATGCTCTTTGAGTTCGGAGACGGTCTTAGTGACGGAGCCGAAGGAGAAGTAGGGGTTGACGCTGACTGAGGGCAGCTCCTCAGCGTCTGTCTGAGCTAACAGCATATGGTAACTCTACAAAAAGAGGAAATAACAGTTAGAAATGTGGTTTAATAGGATTTCAGGAAATTACTGTACTTTTATTCATTGGGATTCATTTTTAGAACATGTAGAGGTGCAGTTtactagacagggattaagcatagTAGTAGAATATATTTTGCTATCAATAAAAAAGTCcccttttaaaaatacaatatagttCACGGCTTAAtgcctgtctgggaaactgacccacaGTCCTAGTTAAGCTGGTTCAAAATTCCTTTAAATACATTCTAACTacttatttgctttatttatatttatttattgaaaataaattaaaacatgttAGTGGTATTTTTTCTATATGTTAAATTCATTATAGAAACAGaaattatactttaaaatttGCATGTAAAGGCAAACTTAATCTTGTTTCCTGTTGAGAatttgtgtatttatatttactcagatatacataatatagtaataaaacCCACATGCAGTTAAGGGTTTGCATTGGGCTAAAGGAAGTGGTATGTGATACTAAAAGATCTAAGATCTAATGTGTCCATTTTTATACTAAAACTATGTCAGAAATCACTTTAAGCTTCTACCAtatgttagcaacattagctagcAACATGCAGCTAACTTCAGTACAGAACTATAGAACCAACTTCAGACATCCACCATGCCTTTCTTCACCAATTACATGTATTTGAAGCAAATAGAAATAGGTGTAAATGTTATTCTGTGCATTGGACACTTCCACACTTCCTTTCACGTCTATCTGCCCCACTGAACTATGAAGTTATGCACACTGAAACCAGAGGGCCACACTTCCTGTGTGGCTCCTCACGTCGACCAGGCTGCTCAGAGCCACTCCTGCATTTCCAGCTAGTCCTGTTCACCTGGATGAAGTGGATGTGGTCCTCAGTGCGCGAGAGCTGCGTCAGCTCGTTGTCTCGTCTCTTCAGGTCAGTGATCTCCTGGTCCAGGCGCTCCATGTGGCCCTCAGCTGTGTTCAGCGCAGCCTTCTTATTGGAGGAGATCAGCCTGGCCATTTCCTGCTGCATCCTCTCGATGATCTGCAGCATGTCTCCAAACAGCTTCTCACTCTCCTGCAGTGCCCGCTGTGCCGAGCTCTGGGGAGAAAACACGTTATATTAACACATTAGCTCCAAGTGATCTGCTTTAACTgtgtttctattctattctattttagaTTGTTCTAGCCTATACCATTTTAATATCATGTTTTGTTGTGTATGACCTGAGGcgcaatcccatttcaccccttggccctaccacagAGTTAGAAGgagaaggggtaaaatcctccccttaagaattgggacaacccttcaagcacccgaaaCGTCAttaggagcgctaaagttcagtaacctaactgctgctggttaactagttaactgtagggcttttattgtatgtcttcagaaaggcgGGAGGTGGTGCagaatttaattattattgtcactTTCTTAATtcatctgtgatggggagctaaaattaactttgattagcttaaattaaattttatttttccatttcgccttaaatgctgcagcccatGTAAGTTAGCTGGTTAGCTTCCTTCTGAGACAATCCACTAGCAAccctttttatgcttgttatgaaaaatttggacataaaacactgaaagtacacattaaactatggtaatatagcgctaatcgtcacttttaacaagtttcttatcagtgattctcataaccctttgtttgaagtgtgcctctgaaaaatctctgtttgaagggctaacaagacGTGTCCTTTCCCCCTACTCCTTCAGCCTAACAAAAATCATTGCTGAATCATTATTCAGCTTCTCAAATCATTTCCTCACCTTCAGTGCATCCACAGCTTGCTTCAACTCCTCCATTTGTTTCACTCTGTCGTGGATCTTCTCCTGAATCTCGGCCTGGGTGGCACCCAAGCGTTGCTACAAAGAAAAAGCACAAGAATATTACAAATGCTGCATTCCTTTTCAGAGTGACTGGGGAAGGATGGGTGGGACGTGTCCCACCTAATATCAGAAATTGGTGGAATAGGCCCTGCAGTAAAAGCAAACATTGTTTTAAAGGCTTGTTTTAGAGGCTTCAtgtgacatttctttttcattatttcttaggagTTAGCATAGCTTAGAACATAATCTTGGGTATTTCagttttctaagtaaagttaaagccaagaagacgtgggtgtGTGCTCCCGAGAGGCGGTGCTTTTTCTGGTGGGGGTGATAAATTCAGCTACATGCGAGGTCAGGGATTAcagcaatgaatcacaacaaaataatatactgcaataaaaacaacttttgcgtaatgtcttgttctgctatcAGACTAAAAGGGTTTGGGTTACCTAACTGCTTGCCCAACGAGAGCAAAGTAGTGTTGTTACACACTTTATTACATCAATACACTATACAACATTATTAACatacagaaataaattattatagaTTTAATATCTGTCTTTCACAGCCTCTGATACAAAACTGCTGAAAAGGTGTTCTATACAGGGTACTAACCTGGCATATTTATAGCTTGCTTTATAGTTAAATAAAGGCACAGAGGCTGTTCAGAAACTGGAACGATTGCACAACACTAGGCTTGTCAAAGAACAATAATCACAAATAGCGGAGGTCCGTCCCTCAGCAGTAATACAGCACAAACGACTTCTTTATCCCTGAACTGGGCGGAGATCACACACTGATGTGTTTGTTTTAGGGGATTGGCAAATAGCAATAGATACTCTCTTCTTTTCACACAAGGCAAAAACATACATTTCTTTGGTAGATATGTAACCAAAGTCAGGGGGTGTCCAACTCTCAGTTCTGAAGGGCCTTCATTCAGCAAAGTTTGATAATTTCCCTGCTTTTGCCCATTTGAGATGTGTAAGAGTATGGAAAACACTAAACTTTAAAGGATTGTCATAATATAAGGTATTCTAACTAACATTTCCATGATTTGCCCTCAAATATGTTGTTTCATTCCTGCTGTAGAGCAAGTTTGGAGATGTTATATAGATAAAGCTGTCAGAAAGCATATCAATAAACTGAGTTATAAACAGCCTATGTCGTATGCATTTGCTGAGTTGAGTCTGAGAAAACTAGGGAAAATGCTTCTATGCTTATATTATCTGCATAATAATTTTGCTAATGCATGAAAATAGTACAGCTTTTAAAAGTGAGGTGTATTTTGACACccagacaaaatgcatcaataGCAGCAGAATCTTAAAAACTCCTACTCAACTACTTCCTTATACCTACTTAAAATGTGCtgcaattttttaaacaatatgtttAGAAAAGTATATTGAGTGTCATGATAACATAAAATGCAAtacaacaaaatattgtgataatgccCACCTTTAAACGTCTAAACAGTATTACATAGTACTTAAATACTTCATATTCATCGTATAAATAGCCAGATTGTAACATGTGGTAGTTTCACAAATAAGGTGAAACTAACAGGCtcagttttttatta
This genomic interval from Astyanax mexicanus isolate ESR-SI-001 chromosome 1, AstMex3_surface, whole genome shotgun sequence contains the following:
- the ftr83 gene encoding finTRIM family, member 83 isoform X2, with amino-acid sequence MSFDQDICFLCKEDLRDPVSIPCGHIFCSICLKTYWDHADHTGQYLCPQCRVTYNKRPNPRRLQTSRSSSTLRQSEPSPPAPPSPDYNYAGPRDVACDICIGKKLKAVKSCLMCLASYCEKHLKPHYESATFKRHKLVDEIGHLDRQICPQHQKGLELYCRTDQMCICVLCTVKEHKGHDMVSAEQERADMQQRLGATQAEIQEKIHDRVKQMEELKQAVDALKSSAQRALQESEKLFGDMLQIIERMQQEMARLISSNKKAALNTAEGHMERLDQEITDLKRRDNELTQLSRTEDHIHFIQSYHMLLAQTDAEELPSVSVNPYFSFGSVTKTVSELKEHLKEYSNEEMVKVATTVNKMPFCQLDEKKRRKTMKADEVDVVKTQRTLNSAPPRSLVPRSRDEFLQYQRRPRGSSGSHHHLMYNQL